In Fusarium oxysporum Fo47 chromosome IX, complete sequence, the following proteins share a genomic window:
- a CDS encoding acyl-CoA dehydrogenase/oxidase: MNFELPLHIQSFLSRLDSFIHETILPLQKRDDNDRFFDYRREASRTQWHNQGLPTEEWERLLQHTKRLADTAGFYRFASPREFGGSGEASMNLYMCATRYHLSSHPEYGGGVSLANDLQSEHSIVGNMPFVILIYHYGTEKQKQDLIPASINGQIRATFGLTEINHGSDATHMETTAKAVTLSSGEEGYRINGNKKWQTGMHHANYCVVFARTSGKVGDASGITAFLVPRNSPGVTVASYEWTLNMPTDHATVLFKDVLVPASAILGPRDNGLAIAQTFTHENRIRQAASSCGAARYCIQKSVEYANNRNVFGKPLSINQAIQWPLVELSTQEEMLRLLILRTAVEMDDVTAQAKQDGKAPWVAIEKRLGHKIGMCNYYANRLACEAADRAIQIHGGDGYSRHYPFEHIWRHFRRYRITEGSEEVQMRKIAAYLFGYKNTGEKAERTKL, encoded by the coding sequence ATGAATTTTGAACTACCACTGCATATACAGAGCTTCTTGTCTCGCCTTGATTCCTTTATCCATGAAACCATTCTACCTTTGCAAAAGAGGGACGACAATGACAGATTCTTTGACTACCGCCGGGAAGCTTCACGAACTCAATGGCATAACCAAGGCTTGCCGACAGAAGAATGGGAGCGCTTACTACAACACACAAAAAGGCTTGCTGATACGGCAGGCTTCTACCGTTTTGCATCTCCTCGGGAGTTTGGTGGATCAGGAGAAGCATCAATGAACCTGTACATGTGCGCTACTCGGTACCATCTGTCCTCCCATCCTGAGTATGGCGGCGGTGTGAGCTTGGCCAACGACTTACAGAGCGAGCACAGTATCGTCGGAAACATGCCATTTGTCATCTTGATCTATCACTACGGGACTGAGAAACAAAAGCAAGATCTGATTCCTGCTAGCATCAATGGACAAATACGAGCTACTTTCGGGTTAACGGAGATCAACCATGGGTCAGATGCAACGCATATGGAGACAACAGCGAAAGCTGTCACTCTTTCTTCAGGAGAAGAGGGCTACAGAATCAATGGAAACAAGAAATGGCAGACGGGAATGCACCATGCAAACTACTGTGTGGTCTTTGCTAGAACATCTGGAAAAGTCGGAGATGCCAGCGGTATCACGGCTTTCCTAGTACCTCGGAACTCCCCTGGCGTCACAGTTGCATCGTATGAGTGGACTCTCAACATGCCAACCGATCATGCAACGGTTCTTTTCAAAGACGTCCTGGTCCCAGCATCAGCCATCCTCGGCCCTCGCGACAACGGCCTAGCCATTGCCCAGACCTTCACGCACGAAAACAGAATCAGACAAGCTGCGTCTAGCTGCGGAGCCGCACGATACTGCATCCAAAAGAGTGTCGAATACGCCAATAACCGCAATGTCTTCGGAAAGCCTCTCTCCATCAACCAAGCCATCCAATGGCCCCTCGTCGAACTCTCAACCCAGGAAGAGATGCTGAGGCTCCTCATCTTGCGCACTGCAGTGGAGATGGATGACGTAACGGCGCAAGCAAAACAAGATGGCAAAGCGCCCTGGGTTGCTATCGAGAAACGGTTAGGACATAAGATTGGTATGTGCAACTACTACGCAAATCGATTGGCTTGCGAGGCAGCGGATCGTGCGATTCAGATCCATGGCGGAGATGGTTACTCGAGGCATTATCCTTTTGAGCACATCTGGCGTCACTTTAGACGATATAGAATCACAGAAGGGAGCGAAGAGGTTCAGATGCGAAAGATTGCGGCTTACTTGTTTGGATATAAGAACACTGGTGAGAAGGCTGAAAGGACCAAGTTGTGA
- a CDS encoding fungal-specific transcription factor domain-containing protein, which translates to MPNPNLRYFPFSSAQTTTVIRTVHQAPNPQMTTRGVKRRRASIACLPCRKRKVRCNVIESEGSCRNCRLDGHMSKETRVLVMKDLEASSAEIYRPISPSQYLDLDQNQHILPTLCPVAAATDAYSTPETENSVPLTDYGNKSPTPPADDTWSKSQRPAPRLSTHAERELLSDDNIPSSCQARLPKRRQKFPWITGGFMLFPFYHFIKHPSSREVDSGVARLLEQRGCLHVPTKPILEEFVNNYFLYFHPLVPLLDEQRFWASYSEQADSNGYVSLFVLQAMLFVSSPTLFDLQSTLGDQDRAQGAIMLTYRTISFMDKKPLYWLSIATHYAKSADTHRHQEKQDTREGALLKRLWWCCVLRDRILALALRQSPLLSPTAYNCPELSATDFAHEIGTSLVYDGIVKRLIVQIAIALGDLGTLLSEIPPAPSLAKVLDDSAAKASLYNHTLLSRDFLEGEQLDDPPNARIVAHKSLGCCLRSITENMIELKDSGLVQYLPVTFISFAATPFIWYLLQSHIQNSDGDTQRDLDAHLDVMNQFNHLYDNATSTIKYIRGIVEHIKISVPLPTYTASSHGADEHVVRPATLIEESWSSDTWTDMLLKDPRMYLRIALAVEFSLARAYTKNYCWLTYLSVRAADTMPSQPPSSQLSGDPSNRATASSAKRSAPCDGQRPWKRRSSKACLSCRNRKVRCDVTDGGVPCTNCRLDSINCVLKESNRGRRPTAASCQRRRNSNPPAARDGSSGSPPPIFVTSRLAAAVPESLEPEEISEPDEPDAEAEIEPEDEDPRSRSQPLNATEISVFDQQQQPADGEPMDEIHVQVHDDQPSNTEPPAPMQGVNLDAPFDYVEEMRTSSGPFAPSQPERITTSLPAFIRPPPQHLDNRDMYYLSHKLCLSIPDPEFRDELLRVYITVVHSFLPILDIEEYVGAILHNNGRNPISLLLFQAVNFVSVTFVNLKTLHSRGYASRLAARKDFYDRVRILYSLNYESDRMALIQSLLLLSHWYDCPDDDKDTWHWMGIALTNAQVGGLHRDPEHLKISQQEKKLRRRLWWCCLMRDRLLALGLRNPPRLREDDYNVKPLTLDDFDFSSPSTNLDRLFQDLKATYPNSEKRQSLAVMCIELSSLCVYIGRTLNTLYTVMGNYLGGVEYSQESTGRPDRSPEQAKSLSERSTELKGWLESQNIHSRYTAKTGSRPPVTNTTDDLHADEILRLHQAQLRMVYLTALGALHRPQVFCFGSNNDGARNDGSTVSRGNVTDTAVEMTRLAFNLQRDNQLRFLPTLAVPAYLAVTLVHLFNTCSDDEEARSLSLGRLYQCVNVLQQLQEMYTSADYAMQFLNSILKNTGLHVPWTLPTGGSKFGERENAAYKPRLDMGPNTVAASCMYPSPSTSGNWNQDSAAEEPGLGQDDSSRTVTVAQQPRVPMVFPNMVMESWTTTDMSDLLAGSPFPGSWCDVETLLPTLLNTEGDADSLMTVNISNFI; encoded by the exons ATGCCAAATCCCAATTTAAGGTATTTCCCGTTCAGCAGCGCGCAGACGACAACTGTGATCCGCACCGTACATCAGGCCCCCAATCCTCAAATGACTACGCGTGGTGTCAAAAGGCGGCGAGCGTCGATAGCATGTCTTCCATGCAGGAAGCGAAAAGTACGATGCAACGTGATCGAAAGCGAAGGGAGTTGTCGAAACTGCCGCTTAGACGGCCACAT GTCGAAAGAGACGAGAGTTCTGGTGATGAAAGACCTAGAGGCATCTTCAGCTGAAATCTACCGACCCATTTCACCATCTCAATaccttgatcttgaccagAATCAACATATATTGCCCACGCTGTGTCCCGTTGCTGCAGCTACAGATGCATATTCTACTCCAGAGACAGAAAATAGTGTGCCTCTTACTGATTATGGCAACAAATCACCAACTCCTCCAGCCGATGATACCTGGTCCAAGTCACAGAGACCTGCCCCCAGGCTATCGACCCATGCTGAGCGCGAACTATTGAGCGACGACAACATTCCAAGCTCTTGCCAGGCCAGGCTTCCCAAACGAAGACAGAAGTTCCCTTGGATTACAGGAGGTTTTATGCTCTTCCCGTTCTATCACTTCATCAAGCATCCTTCATCTCGGGAGGTAGATTCAGGAGTGGCTAGATTGTTAGAACAGCGAGGGTGTCTTCATGTGCCCACCAAGCCTATACTTGAGGAGTTCGTGAATAATTACTTCTTATACTTCCATCCGCTTGTTCCTCTACTCGATGAACAGAGATTTTGGGCGTCATATAGTGAGCAAGCTGACAGCAACGGATATGTCTCTCTGTTCGTCCTGCAGGCGATGCTTTTTGTATCCAGCCCG ACACTCTTCGATCTTCAATCTACCCTCGGCGACCAAGACAGGGCCCAGGGGGCTATAATGCTAACATACCGCACGATAAGCTTCATGGATAAGAAGCCGTTGTACTGGCTCAGTATCGCTACACACTACGCTAAGAGTGCAGATACTCATCGGCATCAGGAGAAACAAGACACCCGTGAGGGAGCTTTGCTCAAACGTCTATGGTGGTGCTGTGTTCTCCGCGATCGAATCCTGGCTTTGGCACTTCGCCAGTCACCGCTCCTTAGTCCCACTGCATATAACTGCCCGGAACTGTCAGCCACAGACTTTGCTCATGAAATTGGGACATCTCTAGTATACGACGGCATTGTAAAACGCCTCATAGTGCAGATTGCTATAGCCCTTGGTGATTTGGGCACTCTACTAAGTGAAATACCTCCCGCGCCTTCTTTGGCAAAG GTGCTTGATGACAGCGCTGCAAAAGCATCACTCTATAATCACACATTACTCAGCAGGGATTTTCTCGAGGGAGAACAGCTTGACGATCCGCCAAATGCAAGAATTGTTGCGCATAAAAGTCTCGGCTGCTGTTTGCGCAGTATTACAGAGAACATGATAGAACTCAAAGATTCGGGTTTGGTTCAATACCTCCCAGTGACCTT catcagctttgCAGCAACTCCATTTATCTGGTATTTATTACAATCTCATATTCAGAATTCAGACGGTGACACACAACGGGATCTGGATGCGCACCTCGATGTCATGAACCAATTCAATCATCTTTACGACAATGCGACAAGCACCATAAAGTACATCCGAGGCATCGTGGAGCATATCAAGATTAGTGTACCGCTACCGACCTATACTGCCTCTTCTCATGGTGCTGATGAGCATGTGGTGCGACCAGCCACGTTGATTGAAGAATCTTGGAGCAGTGATACTTGGACAGATATGCTCTTGAAGGATCCACGGATGTATCTCCGCATCGCCTTGGCGGTTGAATTCTCGCTTGCCCGCG CTTACACTAAGAATTACTGCTGGCTCACATACCTATCTGTCAGAGCTGCAGATACA ATGCCTTCGCAACCTCCCTCTTCCCAGCTGAGCGGTGACCCGTCCAACCGGGCAACAGCATCGTCAGCAAAACGAAGCGCCCCTTGCGATGGCCAGCGCCCGTGGAAGAGACGCTCATCCAAGGCCTGTCTATCATGCCGAAACCGTAAAGTTCGTTGCGACGTCACCGATGGAGGTGTTCCTTGCACGAATTGTCGACTTGACAGCATCAATTGCGTTCTGAAAGAGTCAAATCGGGGTCGGAGACCTACCGCCGCCTCTTGCCAGCGTCGCCGCAACTCGAACCCGCCCGCTGCTCGCGACGGCTCTTCTGGTTCGCCCCCACCGATATTTGTGACCTCACGTCTAGCTGCTGCAGTACCGGAGTCTCTTGAGCCAGAAGAGATATCTGAACCCGATGAACCCGACGCTGAGGCAGAAATTGAgccagaggatgaagacCCCCGGTCTCGTTCTCAACCACTCAATGCGACCGAAATTTCTGTATTCG accagcaacagcaacccGCTGACGGAGAGCCCATGGATGAAATCCACGTTCAGGTCCATGACGACCAGCCGTCAAACACAGAACCGCCTGCGCCCATGCAAGGCGTGAACCTCGACGCTCCATTCGACTATGTAGAAGAGATGAGAACCTCCAGTGGACCTTTTGCACCATCCCAGCCGGAAAGAATCACAACATCATTACCAGCTTTCATCCGACCCCCTCCTCAACACCTAGATAATAGAGATATGTACTATTTATCACATAAACTGTGCTTGTCGATTCCAGATCCAGAGTTTAGAGATGAACTGCTACGTGTTTACATCACAGTGGTTCATTCCTTCTTGCCAATCCTCGATATCGAAGAATATGTTGGCGCTATCCTTCACAACAACGGCCGTAACCCCATCAGCCTTCTGCTATTCCAAGCAGTCAATTTTGTCAGCGTCACTTTTGTGAACCTCAAGACTCTGCATTCAAGAGGTTATGCTTCACGACTAGCGGCTAGAAAAGACTTTTACGACCGTGTCAGGATTCTCTACAGTTTAAATTATGAGTCGGATCGGATGGCGTTGATTCAGTCTCTTCTGCTGTTGAGTCACTGGTATGATTGCCCAGACGATGACAAGGATACGTGGCATTGGATGGGTATCGCCTTGACAAATGCCCAAGTTGGGGGCTTGCATCGAGATCCCGAACACCTGAAAATATCGCaacaagagaagaagctccgTCGAAGGTTATGGTGGTGCTGTTTGATGAGGGACCGTTTACTGGCCCTTGGATTACGGAATCCGCCGCGTCTAAGAGAGGATGATTACAACGTCAAGCCGCTCACCTTGGACGACTTTGACTTCAGCTCCCCATCGACAAACCTGGATAGATTGTTCCAGGACTTGAAGGCCACATATCCAAACTCAGAAAAGAGACAAAGTCTGGCTGTAATGTGCATTGAACTAAGTAGTCTATGCGTCTACATTGGACGTACTCTCAACACCTTGTACACGGTTATGGGCAATTACCTCGGAGGGGTTGAATACAGTCAAGAATCGACTGGGCGGCCCGATAGATCCCCAGAGCAAGCCAAATCACTTTCTGAACGCAGTACCGAGCTCAAAGGTTGGCTTGAGAGTCAGAACATCCACTCTCGTTACACTGCCAAGACCGGATCACGGCCGCCTGTTACTAATACGACCGACGACCTACATGCTGATGAGATATTGCGACTTCACCAAGCCCAGCTTCGAATGGTCTACCTAACCGCACTGGGTGCTCTCCATAGGCCGCAGGTCTTCTGCTTCGGCTCCAACAACGATGGCGCGAGAAATGATGGCAGCACAGTATCGAGGGGAAATGTAACGGACACAGCAGTCGAGATGACCAGATTGGCCTTCAACCTACAGCGGGATAACCAACTGCGTTTCCTACCGACCCTTGCCGTTCCAGCCTATCTCGCTGTCACTCTTgtccatctcttcaacacATGCTcagacgacgaagaagccCGGAGTCTCAGTCTCGGACGCCTCTACCAGTGCGTAAACGTCCTTCAGCAGCTACAAGAGATGTATACATCTGCGGACTACGCCATGCAATTTCTCAACTCGATACTAAAGAACACTGGTCTTCACGTTCCCTGGACTTTACCAACCGGGGGAAGCAAGTTTGGAGAACGCGAAAACGCGGCGTATAAGCCTCGGCTAGATATGGGACCTAACACCGTTGCGGCAAGTTGCATGTATCCGAGCCCGAGCACCTCGGGCAACTGGAACCAAGACTCTGCGGCAGAGGAGCCGGGCTTAGGTCAAGACGATAGCAGTCGGACAGTTACAGTGGCCCAACAGCCACGAGTACCGATGGTATTTCCAAATATGGTAATGGAAAGCTGGACTACTACCGACATGAGTGATCTTTTGGCCGGGTCGCCATTCCCAGGGTCTTGGTGCGATGTTGAGACACTGTTGCCaactcttctcaacactgAAGGCGATGCAGACAGTCTAATGACTGTGAACATATCGAACTTTATATGA
- a CDS encoding CoA-transferase family III domain-containing protein, which translates to MPPLTGLRVVELAGLAPGPFCGQLLSSYGASVLRVDRAGVYENQDILTSYKSSIVLDLKNRHCIRLLKRLLDKADILIDPFRPGVLERLGLCPSSVLLVSNPRLIVVRITGFRRDGPYKDMAGHDINYLAVSGVLSKLGSSGLPPSAPGNLLADYAGGGLVAFAGVLMALYHRSSTGKGQVVEASMVDGVSYIGTIPRLRSDEPAWTGGKGTNLLDGGCPYYQCYECKDEGRYISVGALEPQFFENLLQGLGLTSDNILSPGLRREDKRSWPRMQEVFVKTFKEKTREEWEHIFDGLNACVAPVLEDKEMEKAGYEQRPIVHFQSHVGTSQ; encoded by the exons ATGCCACCTCTTACAGGCCTGCGAGTCGTGGAGCTTGCAGGTCTCGCCCCAG GTCCCTTCTGTGGGCAGCTTCTCTCTTCATATGGTGCCTCGGTTCTCCGAGTCGATCGCGCAGGTGTCTACGAAAACCAGGACATTCTGACATCCTACAAGTCGTCTATTGTCTTAGACCTCAAGAACAGACATTGTATCCGCCTCCTCAAACGCCTTCTCGATAAGGCTGATATCCTGATTGACCCTTTTCGACCTGGCGTTCTCGAAAGACTGGGCTTATGCCCTAGTTCTGTTCTTCTCGTCTCAAACCCACGTTTGATCGTGGTGCGTATTACTGGTTTTCGCCGCGATGGTCCATATAAGGATATGGCCGGGCATGATATCAACTACCTGGCTGTCTCTGGTGTGTTGAGTAAGCTTGGAAGTAGCGGACTACCACCATCGGCGCCTGGTAACCTCCTCGCAGACTATGCAGGGGGAGGTTTGGTTGCCTTTGCAGGTGTTCTCATGGCCCTTTATCATCGAAGCTCGACAGGCAAGGGCCAGGTAGTCGAAGCGAGTATGGTAGATGGCGTCTCATACATAGGAACCATACCGCGACTGAGGTCCGACGAGCCTGCTTGGACCGGCGGAAAGGGAACCAACCTGTTAGATGGAGGTTGCCCTTACTACCAATGTTATGAATGTAAAGATGAAGGACGGTACATATCTGTTGGCGCACTGGAGCCTCAGTTCTTTGAGAaccttctccaaggcctgGGATTGACAAGCGACAACATTTTAAGCCCGGGTCTGCGGCGCGAGGACAAGCGTTCGTGGCCACGGATGCAAGAGGTATTTGTCAAAACGTTCAAGGAGAAGACACGCGAGGAATGGGAGCACATATTTGACGGTTTGAACGCATGCGTTGCCCCTGTTCTCGAGGACAAGGAGATGGAAAAGGCGGGTTACGAACAGCGACCAATA GTTCATTTCCAGAGCCACGTCGGCACAAGCCAATAG
- a CDS encoding kinase-like domain-containing protein — translation MSQIGSLRKDIVEHVRRSCKEEELNPPVPREYGDIPVSYEAITKEWLTATLARDVFRSTIKSFSLGPKDDGSANRRRIEIEWKGFGAHKLPTSVFCKAAHSAENRIVLAAGGTYSEAPWAYFAGYDPKSWAAIVILKDMGQETTFCNYKTDLTKAQFAEQVQMLAKLHSQYYQSQHPDFERLLIYKDRISNLIEVGLETMCVNGFRAAKSVIPPRLFARQNEIWPCTLKSVERNAELPATVVHGDVHLGNWYITPDGHMGLTDWQTVARGHWSRDLAYVLGTAVSVEKRRQWEHEMVEMYVSELRKHGGPSVSVEEAWLELRRQSLGVLAYWTLTLTPSENLPDMQTEEACLCFIGRICTMMDDHEVLDAVDF, via the exons ATGTCACAAATTGGATCACTGCGAAAGGATATCGTCGAGCATGTTCGTCGAAGTTGcaaagaggaggagctcaATCCTCCAGTCCCAAGAGAATATGGAGATATCCCTGTCTCATATGAAGCTATCACTAAAGAATGGCTGACCGCCACTTTGGCCCGAGATGTTTTTAGATCAACTATCAAGAGCTTCAGTTTAGGTCCAAAAGATGATGGATCTGCAAATCGACGTCGTATCGAAATCGAATGGAAAGGCTTTGGAGCACACAAGCTCCCAACTTCAGTTTTCTGCAAGGCAGCTCATTCTGCAGAGAATCGCATCGTCTTGGCCGCGGGAGGTACCTACAGCGAG GCGCCGTGGGCATATTTTGCTGGCTATGATCCAAAATCATGGGCCGCCATTGTGATCTTAAAAGATATGGGTCAAGAGACCACATTCTGCAACTACAAGACAGACTTAACCAAAGCTCAGTTCGCCGAGCAGGTTCAGATGTTGGCAAAATTACATAGCCAGTACTATCAGTCTCAACATCCCGATTTCGAACGGTTACTCATCTATAAAGACCGGATCAGTAACTTGATCGAAGTTGGCCTCGAGACCATGTGCGTCAACGGATTCAGGGCTGCAAAGTCGGTAATTCCCCCACGACTATTTGCGAGGCAGAATGAAATTTGGCCTTGTACGCTCAAGTCAGTAGAGCGTAATGCTGAGCTCCCAGCGACGGTGGTTCATGGAGATGTTCATCTCG GCAACTGGTATATAACACCTGATGGACATATGGGCCTGACAGACTGGCAGACAGTTGCAAGAGGACACTGGTCTCGTGACCTCGCATACGTCCTGGGTACGGCTGTAAGTGTAGAGAAGCGCCGTCAGTGGGAGCATGAAATGGTTGAGATGTATGTGTCAGAGCTCAGAAAGCACGGAGGCCCTAGTGTTAGTGTTGAGGAAGCATGGCTTGAGCTGCGGAGGCAGTCACTCGGTGTACTGGCTTATTGGACGCTTACTCTTACACCTTCTGAGAACCTGCCTGACATGCAGACGGAAGAGGCATGTCTATGTTTTATTGGACGCATATGTACAATGATGGACGATCACGAGGTTCTTGACGCTGTCGACTTTTGA
- a CDS encoding Alpha/Beta hydrolase protein: protein MPLQYDPEFWSVLEPLVPVLSKREPLSLDNIKAGREAREAGMRALFDRLDICPEVEQRSYQVKATDGYIISVLALTPTVSRSDPGPCLLHFHGGGMILGSAEIQARPLAQLVSATAVPVFSVNYRLAPEFKGTIPVQDGYAALLWLNSKAKEFSVDPRRIAVLGESAGGGVAAGVALMARDKGLKPRLAKQILLYPMIDDRNMVANEAMEPLAFWKTADNATAWTALLGDQAGQPEAPISYYSAPARAPSLADLPPTYIEVGGLDIFLQENVMYATRLLAENIPTELHVYPGLPHGFEMIAPNITAAKKANENRHRAIMGI, encoded by the coding sequence ATGCCTCTTCAATACGACCCCGAGTTTTGGTCTGTGTTGGAGCCGCTCGTTCCAGTACTGTCCAAGCGAGAGCCGCTTTCCCTGGATAATATCAAGGCTGGGCGGGAGGCACGAGAAGCTGGAATGAGGGCACTCTTTGACAGGTTGGACATCTGTCCGGAAGTGGAACAAAGATCGTATCAAGTGAAGGCTACTGATGGTTATATCATATCGGTTCTCGCTCTCACCCCAACAGTTTCTCGGTCCGACCCTGGACCCTGCCTACTACACTTCCATGGAGGAGGCATGATATTAGGGTCCGCAGAGATTCAAGCAAGGCCACTAGCACAATTGGTCAGCGCGACAGCAGTGCCTGTGTTCAGCGTCAACTACCGGCTGGCGCCGGAGTTCAAGGGAACCATTCCTGTTCAGGACGGCTACGCGGCTCTACTTTGGCTGAACAGTAAAGCGAAGGAGTTCAGTGTCGACCCGAGAAGAATCGCGGTGTTAGGAGAGAGCGcaggtggtggtgttgcCGCTGGCGTTGCATTAATGGCTCGAGATAAGGGGTTGAAGCCGCGCCTAGCTAAGCAGATCCTCCTGTATCCCATGATAGACGACCGAAATATGGTTGCCAACGAAGCGATGGAGCCTCTTGCATTTTGGAAGACTGCAGACAACGCAACGGCCTGGACTGCGCTCCTCGGAGATCAAGCAGGCCAACCGGAAGCTCCCATCTCGTACTACTCGGCTCCTGCTCGAGCTCCGAGTCTAGCTGATCTTCCGCCAACATATATCGAAGTTGGAGGTCTTGATATATTTCTGCAAGAGAATGTCATGTATGCCACTAGACTGCTGGCCGAAAATATCCCTACCGAGCTGCATGTGTATCCAGGTTTGCCTCATGGGTTCGAGATGATCGCACCAAACATTACCGCTGCAAAGAAGGCCAATGAAAATCGCCATAGAGCTATAATGGGTATCTGA
- a CDS encoding kinase-like domain-containing protein, with amino-acid sequence MGSHQDTEARSRNDLDDEALGSHLLSSREMPNLKLPVTTSKIGYGQSNPTYYLDDAAGVRYILRKKPVGKAISPVAHQVDREFRVLKALGSVEGFPVPRVFTLCNDSSIIGTPFYVMEFVKGRIITDTDMEELSPDERRQAWFSAIETLAWLHSLDPDKIGLEGYGKKTGFYARHCATWSRIELQQAAVKHVKTGKPLGRAHKRYDEVVRYVRENVPKADELLTASCQKVLHPTEPRVIAILDWELSTIGHPLMDLVFCISPFFSDYTKSGKSSLSFQDSPYKLGHRARSGIPEPDELLARYAEIVGFEMRQDNRGKDWDTAIIFHYLRGATIAHGIQARSIIGQSSSSFSHLYFSKTRQAIEAALRRIESLKDQQTSESKL; translated from the exons ATGGGGTCACATCAAGATACCGAGGCCCGTAGCCGTAATGATCTCGATGACGAGGCTCTGGGAAGCCATTTACTCTCATCACGAGAAATGCCCAATCTAAAACTTCCAGTCACAACATCCAAGATTGGATATGGCCAAAGCAATCCCACTTACTACCTGGATGACGCTGC CGGAGTAAGATAcatcttgagaaagaagccTGTTGGGAAGGCCATCAGCCCGGTTGCCCACCAGGTAGATCGCGAGTTCAGAGTATTGAAAGCTTTGGGATCCGTTGAAGGGTTTCCAGTTCCCAGGGTGTTCACATTGTGCAATGACAGCTCTATTATTGGCACCCCATTCTAC GTCATGGAATTCGTCAAAGGGAGAATCATCACGGATACGGACATGGAAGAGCTTTCTCCAGATGAAAGACGGCAGGC ATGGTTCTCCGCGATCGAGACTCTGGCTTGGCTTCATTCACTGGATCCAGACAAGATTGGACTTGAGGGTTACGGCAAGAAGACGGGATTCTATGCTCGACACTGCGCCACGTGGAGTCGCATTGAGTTGCAGCAAGCTGCTGTCAAGCATGTAAAGACTGGAAAACCCTTGGGTCGAGCTCATAAGAGGTATGACGAAGTGGTAAGATATGTGCGAGAGAACGTACC AAAAGCGGATGAATTGCTAACAGCTTCCTGCCAAAAGGTCCTTCACCCAACTGAGCCAAGAGTTATTGCTATTCTCGACTGGGAACTGTCCACCATCGGCCATCCACTTATGGACCTCGTCTTCTGCATAAGTCCTTTCTTCTCTGACTATACCAAGAGTGGAAAATCGTCCCTGTCATTCCAGGACTCCCCATACAAGCTAGGACATCGAGCAAGGTCGGGTATTCCTGAGCCAGATGAACTTCTGGCCCGCTATGCGGAGATTGTGGGGTTCGAAATGCGCCAAGATAACCGAGGTAAAGACTGGGATACCGCGATAATCTTTCACTACCTTCGAGGAGCAACTATAGCTCACGGAATCCAAGCAAGATCTATTATTGGACAGTCCAGTAGTAGCTTCAGTCATCTCTATTTCTCAAAGACTAGGCAGGCGATTGAAGCAGCTCTGCGCCGTATTGAATCCCTGAAGGATCAGCAAACATCAGAAAGCAAGCTTTAG